A window from Malania oleifera isolate guangnan ecotype guangnan chromosome 7, ASM2987363v1, whole genome shotgun sequence encodes these proteins:
- the LOC131159826 gene encoding hsp70 nucleotide exchange factor fes1, whose amino-acid sequence MAKDGANWDGLLKWSLAHSDGTRPARNLSEEDQRWFMEAMQAQTIDVIKRMKEITLVMQTPEQVLEAQGVTAAHIEDMLDELQEHVEAIDMANDLHSIGGLVPLLGYLRNSNAGIRAKAAEVVTTIVQNNPRSQQLVMEANGFEFLLSNFTSDPDVTVRTKALGAISSLIRHNKPGIAAFRLANGYAALRDALSSESVRLQRKALNLIHYLLHENSSDCNVVSELGFPRIMMHLAASGDADVREAALRDLLELARDKAGGIGSNLAEDDEKFRQLLQDRIKDISLMSPEDLGAAREERQLVDSLWNACYNEPSSLREKGLLVLPGEDAPAPDVAGKHFEPPLRAWAAIPASDNKPSAEKKDTPLLLGPSGPPPRVASVQNNSTMGANADERSTDH is encoded by the exons ATGGCCAAAGACGGAGCCAATTGGGATGGGCTGCTCAAATGGAGCCTTGCTCACTCTGATGGCACTCGTCCCGCTCGAAATctcag TGAGGAGGATCAACGATGGTTCATGGAAGCTATGCAAGCGCAAACTATCGATGTCATTAAACGAATGAAAGAGATCACTCTTGTTATGCAGACACCAGAGCAAGTTTTGGAGGCTCAGGGCGTCACTGCTGCACATATTGAAG ATATGTTGGATGAACTTCAAGAGCATGTTGAGGCCATTGACATGGCTAATG ACCTTCATTCCATTGGTGGTTTGGTCCCTCTTCTTGGTTACCTAAGGAATTCAAATGCTGGGATTCGAGCAAAGGCTGCTGAGGTTGTCACCACCATTGTTCAGAACAATCCCAGGAGTCAACAACTGGTTATGGAGGCAAATGGATTTGAATTCCTTCTCTCTAATTTCACATCAGACCCTGATGTAACTGTTCGTACCAAAGCGCTTGGTGCAATTTCCT CTTTAATCAGGCACAACAAACCAGGTATTGCTGCATTTCGTCTTGCTAATGGTTACGCAGCACTGAGAGATGCTTTGAGCTCTGAGAGTGTGAGACTTCAAAG GAAAGCCCTGAACTTGATACATTACTTGCTGCATGAGAATAGTTCAGACTGTAATGTGGTGTCTGAATTAGGATTCCCTCGCATAATGATGCATCTTGCTGCCAGCGGTGATGCTGATGTCCGAGAGGCTGCACTCCGGGACCTTTTGGAGCTTGCTAGAGACAAGGCTGGTGGGATTGGTAGTAATTTAGCTGAAGATGATGAGAAATTTAGGCAGCTTCTTCAAGATAGGATTAAAGACATAAGCTTGATGTCACCTGAGGACCTCGGAGCTGCCAGGGAGGAGAGGCAGCTTGTAGACTCCCTCTGGAATGCCTGCTACAATGAGCCCTCATCCTTGAGAGAGAAGGGGCTTCTTGTTCTTCCTGGAGAAGATGCACCTGCTCCTGATGTGGCCGGCAAGCATTTCGAACCTCCTCTGAGAGCTTGGGCTGCAATTCCAGCTTCTGATAACAAACCTAGTGCTGAAAAGAAAGACACTCCATTGTTGTTAGGACCCTCTGGTCCTCCACCTCGGGTTGCTTCTGTTCAAAATAATTCCACAATGGGTGCAAATGCAGATGAACGGTCGACTGACCACTAA
- the LOC131159827 gene encoding thaumatin-like protein, with protein sequence MPTPTSALPLSFFLPLFLSLSITHGTQLILVNNCKESVWPGILAGAGHSTPNDGGFHLASGDEAVIDVPQKWSGRVWGRQGCCFDEAGKGWCDTGDCSGSMRCRGTGGVPPATVVEMTFGSNTSPLHFYDVSLVDGFNLPVSMAPVGGGVGCGVAACEADLNVCCPSALEVKKEGKVVGCKSACLAMRSPKYCCTGNYSNPNTCKPTLFAHLFKAICPKAYSYAFDDSSSLNKCRASRYVITFCPPN encoded by the exons ATGCCGACTCCCACTTCTGCACTTCCGCTCTCCTTCTTCCTCCCTCTCTTCCTGTCTCTCTCCATCACAC ATGGGACTCAACTCATACTAGTAAACAACTGCAAGGAAAGCGTGTGGCCCGGCATCCTCGCCGGCGCCGGCCACTCCACCCCGAACGACGGCGGCTTCCATCTCGCTTCCGGTGATGAAGCCGTCATCGACGTCCCGCAGAAGTGGTCGGGACGAGTGTGGGGCCGGCAGGGCTGCTGCTTCGACGAAGCCGGAAAGGGTTGGTGCGACACGGGCGACTGCTCCGGCAGCATGAGGTGCCGGGGCACCGGGGGCGTGCCGCCTGCGACGGTGGTGGAGATGACGTTTGGATCTAACACTTCGCCGCTGCACTTCTACGACGTGAGCCTGGTGGACGGGTTTAACCTGCCGGTGTCGATGGCCCCGGTAGGTGGCGGCGTGGGGTGTGGCGTGGCGGCGTGCGAGGCGGATCTGAACGTGTGCTGCCCGTCGGCGCTGGAGGTGAAGAAGGAGGGGAAGGTGGTGGGGTGTAAGAGCGCATGCCTGGCGATGAGATCCCCTAAGTATTGTTGTACTGGCAACTACTCCAATCCAAATACTTGCAAGCCCACGTTGTTTGCGCATCTGTTCAAGGCCATATGCCCTAAAGCCTACAGTTATGCTTTTGATGATTCTTCTAGTCTTAACAAGTGCAGGGCTTCACGGTATGTCATCACCTTCTGCCCTCCCAATTGA